A single Acidaminococcus sp. DNA region contains:
- a CDS encoding Rpn family recombination-promoting nuclease/putative transposase: MKLIKPFDELTIQDNFMFKRVMQNKELCKTLIEKLLHIKVKDITYPTENKAINMLLPSRGVRVKVHVGDDTDKIYDVEMQCTYDSTNLLVKYMRHEEDLMTDEQIRNGTPCEELNDTYIIFICTYDPFSNGLAKYEFGFRCKENPKLDLDDGQTEIFLNAKGADAAQDPFLAAFLRYVDGKDMAITDPFIEKLDEEVAFVKKLGQVRREYRLLADEFDRWALEWQERERLRITKNMFKAGFSDEQVMQATFDKIDLDAKHPED, encoded by the coding sequence ATGAAACTAATCAAACCTTTTGACGAACTCACAATCCAGGATAATTTCATGTTCAAACGTGTCATGCAGAACAAAGAGCTCTGCAAAACCTTGATTGAGAAGCTCCTGCATATCAAGGTGAAGGACATCACCTACCCCACAGAGAATAAAGCAATCAATATGCTCCTGCCATCAAGAGGTGTCCGGGTGAAAGTCCACGTGGGAGATGATACCGACAAAATCTATGATGTTGAAATGCAGTGTACTTACGACAGCACAAATCTTCTGGTAAAATATATGCGCCACGAGGAAGACCTCATGACCGACGAGCAAATCAGAAATGGCACGCCCTGCGAAGAGCTGAACGACACTTATATTATTTTTATCTGTACCTATGATCCTTTCAGCAACGGGCTGGCAAAATACGAATTTGGTTTCCGTTGCAAAGAAAATCCCAAATTAGATTTAGATGATGGGCAAACAGAAATCTTCCTGAATGCAAAGGGTGCCGATGCAGCCCAGGACCCGTTTCTTGCTGCCTTTCTCAGGTACGTAGACGGAAAAGATATGGCCATCACAGATCCTTTCATCGAAAAACTTGATGAAGAGGTTGCCTTTGTTAAAAAGCTTGGCCAGGTGAGAAGAGAGTATAGGCTCCTTGCTGATGAATTCGACCGATGGGCATTAGAATGGCAGGAGCGTGAAAGACTGAGAATCACTAAAAATATGTTCAAAGCTGGGTTCTCGGACGAACAAGTCATGCAGGCGACATTCGATAAGATTGACCTCGATGCCAAGCATCCCGAAGACTAA
- a CDS encoding PhzF family phenazine biosynthesis isomerase, whose protein sequence is MKTIYTVVFKAAEGGGNPDPVTLDADELTTEEMLAMAKKFGYESSFVLKPTRPDCDVRYRYFMPLQETEMCLHDTIGTSTVLIQEGRVKRSPFYAETMLGPIRIDWTKNGDDIAVAVKQFLPEVKKLAPTKEELCRALGIKESDLGEGPVESVSTSRFKLMVPLRSKEILNALQPDFPYLRELCEKYETTGFCPFAPAPEEGENVYYDRQFPKHAGYDEDPATGVAASALGAYLVLNQKNPADGWHTFEIYQGFAMGRPSHIGSDILVENGKITETRVRGSAEIVDK, encoded by the coding sequence ATGAAGACGATTTATACGGTGGTATTTAAGGCCGCAGAGGGCGGCGGCAACCCGGATCCCGTGACGCTCGATGCGGATGAACTGACAACGGAAGAAATGCTTGCTATGGCCAAAAAGTTTGGCTATGAATCTTCCTTCGTATTGAAACCGACACGGCCGGATTGTGATGTACGGTATCGGTACTTCATGCCGCTTCAGGAAACGGAGATGTGCCTGCACGATACAATTGGAACCTCGACGGTGCTGATTCAAGAAGGCCGGGTGAAACGGTCGCCCTTTTATGCGGAAACCATGCTGGGGCCGATTCGCATCGACTGGACGAAAAACGGCGATGACATTGCTGTCGCTGTGAAACAGTTTCTGCCGGAAGTCAAAAAACTCGCTCCTACGAAGGAAGAACTCTGCCGCGCTCTTGGCATCAAGGAAAGTGACCTGGGCGAAGGGCCTGTTGAGTCAGTTTCTACCTCGCGCTTCAAACTGATGGTGCCGCTGCGCAGCAAGGAAATCCTGAATGCACTGCAGCCGGACTTCCCTTATCTCAGGGAGCTCTGCGAGAAGTACGAAACTACGGGCTTTTGTCCTTTTGCACCGGCACCGGAAGAAGGAGAAAATGTTTATTATGACCGGCAGTTCCCGAAGCATGCCGGCTACGATGAAGATCCGGCAACGGGCGTGGCGGCTTCCGCCCTGGGTGCCTATCTGGTGCTCAATCAGAAGAATCCGGCAGATGGCTGGCATACCTTCGAAATCTATCAGGGATTTGCCATGGGCCGCCCCAGTCATATCGGGTCGGATATTCTTGTAGAGAACGGAAAAATCACGGAAACGCGCGTGCGCGGCAGCGCGGAAATAGTGGATAAATGA
- a CDS encoding flavodoxin family protein: MKITILNGSPRKGKSITRMLSGLLLDGLQESSAKEAEIQEIALYEKNVEPCKADFSCWFRKPGVCIIKDDAKEIYETMQQSDLCIWSFPLYCFGIPAKVVTLFERILPWISPEITRDADGRISHPGLGGGCRHILVMSGALPNVDDNFTAAVLRFRRMFGNSVPCICCGESSLFLYHKSEAITKLTDDYRQLMQKAGHLLGETGQIPEEIQKELNKPIMPVEEYIKFTNDRCRPFVERRKKRE; the protein is encoded by the coding sequence ATGAAAATCACCATACTCAACGGTTCCCCGCGCAAAGGAAAAAGTATCACAAGAATGCTGTCCGGCCTTTTACTAGACGGCCTGCAGGAATCATCTGCCAAAGAGGCAGAGATTCAGGAGATTGCCCTCTATGAGAAAAATGTCGAACCCTGCAAGGCAGACTTTTCCTGCTGGTTCCGCAAACCAGGCGTCTGTATCATCAAAGACGACGCCAAAGAAATTTATGAAACGATGCAGCAGTCCGACCTCTGTATCTGGTCTTTTCCGCTCTACTGTTTCGGAATCCCGGCAAAGGTCGTGACCCTCTTCGAGCGCATCCTGCCCTGGATCAGCCCCGAAATCACGAGAGATGCTGACGGCCGGATTTCCCATCCCGGTCTGGGCGGCGGCTGCCGCCACATTCTCGTCATGAGCGGTGCCCTCCCCAATGTGGATGACAATTTCACGGCAGCCGTATTGCGTTTTCGCCGGATGTTCGGAAACAGCGTACCCTGCATCTGCTGCGGCGAATCTTCCCTGTTCCTCTATCACAAATCAGAAGCCATCACAAAGCTCACCGATGACTACCGCCAGCTGATGCAAAAGGCAGGACACCTATTAGGAGAGACAGGACAGATTCCCGAAGAAATACAAAAAGAACTTAATAAGCCCATCATGCCGGTCGAAGAGTATATTAAATTTACGAATGACCGGTGCCGGCCGTTTGTGGAAAGAAGAAAAAAGCGCGAGTAA
- a CDS encoding lactate dehydrogenase, with protein MEKRLYHISDLPAEAGVKETLPLTGRPALKEKNRVHILALGDVGRTMLIGLRLLGSDKIASIGICDLNTKNLQRLEIEMNQIRYPFATGERVLPKVDIVEEKNLFDCDVFIFCASKGIPPIGVKGDVRMAQLAANSELVRHFGALAKAADFKGLACIVSDPVDNLCRAFLESSGLKPYQVSGFGLGVMNARACYYAEKDPRMTHYLTEGRAFGPHGQDLVIADSLTHYNDELSRELTQKVVTCNLAVRDLGYKPYIAPALSSAAISILLTLRGEWHYGSLYLGDGKRGAFLGVKNRLTEEGFEYEDADLCPELYARIKNAYLNLCNA; from the coding sequence ATGGAAAAGAGACTTTATCATATCAGTGACCTGCCGGCGGAAGCAGGCGTAAAGGAAACCCTGCCGCTTACGGGACGGCCGGCGCTCAAGGAGAAGAACCGCGTCCATATCCTGGCCCTGGGGGACGTGGGCAGGACGATGCTCATCGGGCTGCGCCTCTTGGGGTCTGACAAGATTGCTTCTATCGGCATCTGCGACCTCAATACGAAGAACCTGCAGCGTCTTGAAATCGAAATGAACCAGATTCGTTATCCTTTTGCTACGGGCGAGCGGGTACTGCCGAAAGTCGATATTGTGGAGGAGAAAAACCTTTTTGACTGCGACGTCTTTATCTTCTGCGCGTCGAAAGGCATCCCTCCCATCGGCGTCAAAGGAGACGTGCGGATGGCCCAGCTGGCGGCCAACAGTGAGCTCGTGCGGCACTTCGGAGCCCTTGCCAAAGCAGCGGACTTCAAAGGCCTTGCCTGCATTGTTTCCGACCCCGTGGACAACCTGTGCCGTGCCTTTCTGGAAAGCTCCGGTCTTAAACCCTATCAGGTATCGGGCTTCGGCCTCGGCGTCATGAATGCCCGGGCGTGCTACTATGCCGAAAAAGATCCGCGCATGACGCACTACCTGACAGAAGGACGGGCTTTCGGACCGCATGGCCAGGACCTTGTCATCGCCGACAGCCTGACCCATTACAACGATGAACTGTCGCGGGAACTGACCCAAAAAGTCGTAACCTGCAACCTTGCCGTGCGTGACCTTGGATATAAACCCTACATTGCACCGGCCCTTTCGAGTGCAGCCATTTCCATTCTTCTGACCCTGCGGGGCGAATGGCACTACGGCTCCCTCTATCTGGGCGACGGGAAGCGCGGTGCTTTCCTGGGCGTCAAGAACCGCCTGACCGAAGAAGGCTTTGAATATGAAGACGCCGACTTGTGTCCTGAACTCTACGCGCGGATTAAGAACGCCTATCTGAACTTGTGCAACGCGTGA
- a CDS encoding NAD(P)H-dependent oxidoreductase codes for MLYVVKMGWEEGRDTRRVDGVLAKALAGIDCATVSSLADFELHFPDEEERKAGEPRRVLFVVNLARGGISVDFARIIAYISQHHHCLENCIGSVVVDGAEELFTKKAGREMIFIANRSGCGFPGSPLVEATGSLYNFNIRAKLQGIVNLRAYENAVKKLVEQLLSFEGAPAPEGGKHKLAFFHASSRKTSNTLLLWSMIRKHMEGRADIREVSLRNGSVVDCRGCSYEACLHFGEKGDCFYGGVMVEEGYPAIRESDTLIFCCPNYNDSVSANIMAFFNRMTALFRSDFKEFAKKRVFALVVSGYSGGDIVAEQVIDAMNCNKHFILPPHFALMETANDPGSILQCEGIEERAKEMAGRILG; via the coding sequence ATGCTTTATGTCGTTAAAATGGGCTGGGAAGAGGGCAGGGATACCCGGCGCGTCGACGGCGTCCTTGCCAAGGCACTCGCTGGTATTGACTGTGCCACCGTGTCCAGCCTTGCAGATTTTGAACTTCACTTTCCGGATGAGGAGGAAAGGAAGGCGGGTGAGCCGCGCCGCGTACTTTTTGTTGTGAATCTGGCACGCGGCGGCATCAGCGTCGATTTCGCCCGTATCATCGCGTATATTTCCCAGCACCATCACTGCCTGGAAAACTGCATCGGCAGTGTCGTTGTCGACGGCGCGGAAGAACTCTTTACCAAAAAAGCCGGCCGGGAGATGATCTTCATCGCCAACCGGTCGGGCTGCGGGTTCCCCGGGTCACCGCTTGTGGAAGCGACCGGGTCCCTGTATAACTTCAATATCCGGGCCAAGCTGCAGGGCATCGTCAACCTGCGCGCCTACGAAAACGCCGTAAAGAAACTGGTGGAGCAGCTCCTCAGCTTTGAAGGCGCGCCGGCGCCGGAAGGCGGAAAGCACAAGCTTGCTTTCTTCCATGCCAGCAGCCGCAAGACGTCCAATACGCTGCTCCTCTGGAGCATGATTCGCAAGCATATGGAAGGTAGGGCCGACATCCGGGAAGTCAGCCTGCGCAACGGTTCCGTCGTGGACTGCCGGGGCTGCAGCTATGAAGCCTGCCTCCACTTCGGTGAAAAAGGTGACTGCTTTTACGGCGGCGTCATGGTGGAAGAAGGCTATCCCGCTATCCGCGAAAGCGACACCCTGATCTTCTGCTGCCCTAACTATAACGATTCCGTCAGCGCCAACATCATGGCTTTCTTTAACCGCATGACCGCGCTCTTCCGGTCGGACTTCAAGGAATTCGCTAAAAAGCGCGTCTTTGCCCTCGTCGTCTCCGGCTACAGCGGCGGCGACATCGTGGCAGAGCAAGTCATCGACGCCATGAACTGCAACAAACACTTCATCCTGCCGCCTCACTTTGCCCTCATGGAAACTGCCAACGACCCCGGCAGCATCCTGCAGTGCGAAGGGATTGAAGAAAGAGCGAAAGAAATGGCAGGGAGAATTTTGGGCTGA